TCATCAGCGAGTTCAGCGGCGGCACCACCGCCTCCTCGACGGACGAGTTCATCGAGCTCTACAACCCGACGAACTCGGACGTGGACCTGTCCAACTGGCAGGTGAGCTACAAGTCCGCCACCGGGGCCACCTGGGGGGCGCCCGTCACGATTCCCGCCGGGAAGGTCATCCGCGCCCATGGCTACTTCCTCCTGGGCGGGACGACCTACAGCGGCACGGCCATCAAGGACGTCGGCTACACCTTCGATGCGTCGGCCTCGACGACGGGGGGTGGCAACATCCGCGTCCAGCAACTCGTGGGCGGGACGTACGTGGACGTGGACAGGCTGGGGTACGGCACCGGGAATGCCCCCGAGGGCACCGCGTCCCCTGCGCATCCGGCGTCGGGCGGGAGCCTGGAGCGCAAGGCCGTGTCCAACTCCACTCCCGCCACCATGGGCACGGCCGGCGCGGACGCCCTTCGTGGCAACGGGTACGACACGGACAACAACAGCGCGGACTTCGTGACCCGCGCCGCCCGGCAGCCGCAGAACTCCACGAGCCCGCTCGAGTTCTACTGACGCCTCCGTCTCCCCCTTGAAGTCCCAGGAAGGCCGCCCCCGGCACCCACGCCGGGGCGGCCTTCCGCCTTTGGGGCACCGACCGCCCGTCCGCCGCCCGACGGACGGGGCAGGGGAGGGCGTCCACTGCACGGCACCCGCTCACGCCACGCCACACGGATGCTGCCAGCGCCGACGGAGCGCATTAGCTTTGGGCACCTTCCCTGACACCCACGGCTTGAGAGGAGCCCCTCCCGTGTCCGAGCCCCTGGTCCCCGACGCCGCCCGCCATGTCACCTGCCCGCCGGAGGAGTTCCGTCGCGCGAGCGAGGAGGCCCTGGCCAAGGCCCGCGACGGCATCGCGCGCCTGAAGACGCTGCCCGCCTCCACGCCCTCCCAGGACGTGCTGGAGCTGTTCGACGAGTCCTCCGCGGCGCTGGATGACGCCGCCGCGCGCGCCAGCGTCGTGCGCCACACGCACCCGGAGGCTGCCCTGCGCGAGGCCGCGGAGCAGGCCGAGCAGGCCATCGAGAACCTGGCCAACGACATCCGCATGGACCGGGGCGTCTACGATGTCCTGGCGCGCGTGGACCTGTCCCAGGCCGACGCCGCCACGCGCAAGTGGATGGAGAAGGTGCTGCGCGACTTCCGCCGCGCTGGCGTGGATCGCGACGACGCCACCCGCGAGCGGGTGAAGGCGCTCCAAGAGGAGCTGGTCCGCATTGGCCAGGAGTTCAGCCGCAACATCAGCCAGGACACCCGCACGGTGGCCCTGCCCCCGGTCGCGCTGGACGGCCTGCCGGAGGACTATGTCCGCGCGCACGCCCCCGGCCCGGACGGCCAGGTGCGCATCTCCACCGACTACCCGGACCTGGTGCCCTTCCTCACCTACGCGCGCGACGGCAAGGCCCGCGAAGAGCTCTGGCGCGCCAACCGCCAGCGCGGCTACCCCGCCAACGTGGACGTGCTCCAGAAGCTGGTCCAGAAGCGCCACGAGCTGGCCACGCTGCTGGGCTACCCGCACTGGGCCGCCTACGCCACCGAGGACAAGATGGTGCGCACCGCGGACGCCGCGGGCACCTTCATCCGGAAGATCGCCGACGCCGCGGAGGCGCGCATGAAGCGCGACTACGCCGTGCTCCTGGAGCGCAAGCGCAAGGACGACCCGGGCGCCGCCAACGTGGACCCGTGGGACTCCGGCTACCTGGATGACCGCGTGAAGGCGGAGCAGTACGCCTTCGACTCGCAGACGGTGCGCCCCTACTTCGAATACACGCGCGTGAAGCAGGGCGTCCTGGACCTCACCGCGCGCCTGTTCGGCGTCACCTACCGCCCGGTGAAGGACGTGCCCGTGTGGCACCCGGACGTGGAGGCCTATGACGTCTACGAGGGCGCCACCCTCAAGGGCCGCTTCTTCCTGGACATGCACCCGCGCGCGGACAAGTACAAGCACGCGGCCCAGTTCACGCTGACCAGCGGCAAGGCGGGCCGGCGGCTCCCGGAGGGCGCGCTCATCTGCAACTTCCCCAAGCCCGGCGCGGAGCCCGCGCTGATGCAGCACGGCGACGTGGTGACCTTCTTCCACGAGTTCGGCCACCTGCTGCACCACATCTTCGGCGGCCACACGCGCTGGGCGGGCCTGTCCGGTGTGCGCACGGAGTGGGACTTCGTGGAGGCCCCGTCGCAGATGCTGGAGGAGTGGGCCCGCGACGTGACGTGCCTCCAGACCTTCGCGAAGCACTACCAGACAGGAGAGGCGCTGCCCGCGGAGCGGGTGGAGCGCATGCTCCGCGCGGACGAGTTCGGCAAGGGCCTCTTCGTGCGCCAGCAGATGTTCTACGCGGCGCTCAGCCTGGAGCTGTACCGGCGCGACCCCAAGGGCCTGGACGCCACCTCCCTCGTGCGCGAGCTGCAGGGCCAGTACATCCCCTTCCCATACCTGGAGGGGACGTACTTCCACCTCACCTTCGGGCACCTGGACGGGTACTCGTCCAACTACTACACGTACATGTGGTCGCTCGTCATCGCGAAGGACCTCTTCACGGTGTTCCAGAAGCAGGGCCTGCTCAGCCCCGCGCCCGCGCAGGCCTACCGCCGCGCGGTGCTGGAGCCGGGCGGCTCCGACGACGCCGCCCACCTCGTGCACCACTTCCTCGGCCGCGACTACGACTTCCGTGCGTACGAGGCCTGGCTCAACAAGGCCGCGTGAGCGGCGGCGCGGTGGCCCCGGCGAGGATGCCGGGGCCGTCCGCGCCCGGGGCCCGCGTCACTCCACGCGGGTCTGCTGCACGTGCCAGATCTCCTCCGCGTACTGCTTGATGGTGCGGTCCGAGGAGAAGATGCCCGCGCGCGCCACGTTGATGATGCACTTCTTCGTCCAGGACTCCACGTCCCTGTACGCGCGCGCCACGTCCTCCTGCTTCGCCGCGTACGCCGCGAAGTCCGCCAGCACCAGGTAGCGGTCCTCGTTGAGCAGGCTGTCCACCAGCGGCTGGAAGAGGTTGCGGTCCTCCGGGGAGAAGAAGCCGGAGCGGATGAGGTCCAACGCCTCGCGCAGCTCCGTGTTGGCCTCGTACACGTCGCGCGGCCGGTAGCCCGCCTTCTTGCGCGCGATGACCTCGTCCGCCGTGAGGCCGAAGAGGAAGAAGTTCTCGTCGCCCACCGCGTCGCGGATCTCCACGTTGGCGCCGTCCAGCGTGCCCAGCGTCAGCGCGCCGTTGAGCATCAGCTTCATGTTGCCCGTGCCGGAGGCCTCCCAGCCCGCCGTGGAGATCTGCTCGGACACGTCCGCCGCGGGGATGATGCGCTCGGCCAGGCTCACCCGGTAGTTGGGCAGGAACACCACCTGCAACCCGGTGGCGCCCGCGTCGCTGTTCACCACCTCCGCGATGCCGTTGATGAGCCGGATGGTCAGCTTCGCCAGGTGGTAGCCCGGCGCCGCCTTCGCGCCGAAGAGGAAGGCCCGGGGCGTGATGACGCTCGACGGGTCGCGCCGCGCCTTCATCCACAGCGCCACGATGTGGATGGCGTCCAGCAGCTGCCGCTTGTACTCGTGCAGGCGCTTGATCTGCACGTCGAAGATGGCGTCCGGGTTGAGCTGCACCCAACGCAAGTCCCGCACGTGCTGCGCCAGCTCCTCCTTGTTGGCCCGCTTCACCTCGCGGAAGGCCTTGCGGAACTCCGCGTCCTCCGCGTGCGGCTCCAGCTTGAGCAGCTGGTCCAGGTCCGTGGTCCACCCCTCGCCGATGCGGCTGGTGATGAGCTTGGACAGGCGCGGGTTGCACCAGGCCAGCCAGCGGCGGGGCGTCACGCCGTTGGTCTTGTTGTTGAAGCGCTCCGGGTACATCTGCGCGAAGTCCGGCAGCACGTCCCGGCGCAGCAGGTCCGTGTGCAGCGCGGCCACGCCGTTGATGCTGTGGCTGCCCACCACGGCCAGGTGGGCCATGCGGATCTTCTTCTCCGGGCCCTCCTCCACCAGGCTCATCCGCTGCTGCTTCTCCACGTCGAACGGGTAGCGGATCTGCACCTGGCGCATGAAGCGCTGGTTGATCTCGAAGATGATCTCCAGGTGCCGGGGCAGCAGGCGCTCGAACAGCGACACCGGCCAGCGCTCCATCGCCTCCGCCAGCAGCGTGTGGTTGGTGTAGCCGAACGTCTCCTGGGTGATGGACCACGCCTCGTCCCAGAGCAGGCGCTTCTCATCCACCAGCACGCGCATCAGCTCCGCCACGCCAATGGCCGGGTGCGTGTCATTGAGCTGGATGGCGCACTTGCGGGAGAAGTCCCGGAAGTCATTGTGGTTCTTCAGGTAGCGCCGGACGATGTCCGCGATGGAGCACGCCACGAAGAAGTACTGCTGCTTGAGGCGCAGCTCCTTGCCCGCCTGGAACGCGTCGTTGGGGTAGAGGACCTTGGAGATGACCTCCGAGTCGTTCTTCTCCACCACGGAGCGCTCGTAGTCGCCCGCGTTGAACAGGAGCAGGTCGAACTCCGCGCTCGCGCGCGCCTGCCACAGCCGCAGCGTGTTGACGGTGTTGTTGCCGAAGCCCGCGATGGGCGTGTCGTACGGCACGCCAATCACCGTCTTGCCGCCCACCCAGCGCGCCACCGGCCGGCCATCCGGGCCCTGGTGGTGCTCCACGCGCCCGAAGAAGCGCACCGGCACCGCCTTCTCCGGCCGGACGATCTCCCACGGGTTGCCGAACTTCAGCCACTCGTCCGCGCGCTCCACCTGGTGTCCCTCCACCAGGTCCTGGGAGAAGATGCCGAACTCATAGCGGATGCCGTAGCCCATGCCCGGGTAGCCGAGCGTCGCCAGCGAGTCCAGGAAGCACGCGGCGAGCCGCCCCAGACCGCCGTTGCCCAGGCCCGCGTCCGGCTCCATCTCCAGCAGCTGGCTCAGGTCCACGCCGACCTCCTGCATGGCGGCCGCCGCGGCGTCGTACATGTTGAGGTTGAGCAGATTGTTGCCCAGCGCCCGACCCAGCAGGTACTCCGCGGACAGGTAGTAGGCGCGCTTGACGTCCTGCTCGTAGTAGGTGCGCGCCGTCTTCACCCAGCGGTCGGTGAGGCGGTCGCGCACCGCCAGGGACAGCGCCATGAAGCGGTCATGCGGCGTGGCCGTCTCCGGGTTCTTGCCGCGCGAATACCGCACGTGTTCGAAGAAGCCGCGACGGACGCTGGCCGCGTCGAGCCCGGTGCGGCCGCTGTCTTCGGGCGCGCCCGAAGCGGAGGACGGGGACGGAACGGGGCGCGCGGAGGCGGGAGGAGCCATAAGTCGGTCGTCTCGAGGGTCGCGAAAGGGTGGGCACTGCGGACACCCGCGCTTTGACGCGGGCGCACATGGCGGGAGGGTACCGTGTCACGCCAGCCCAGGGCAGGGGAAACCCACGCACTGTCCTCGGGTTGGCCGCTCCCTCAACCAGGGAGGGAAGGTGCCCGCGGACCCCCGTGACGCGGCCCGGCCCCAGGGGCGATCGCGCGCGGACATCGCCCTCGTGGGAGGGGCTGGCGTTGCTGGGAAGTGGAGTACAACGGCTGTGAATGGCGTTCCCCCTGGATGATCTGGACCAACGCATCGCCCTGACCCGACCCGGGGACACGGTGCGGGGGCTGAGCTTCGCGGCGGTGCTGCGGCTGACGCACCAGCGTCTGGGCCGAGACACCGCGGAGCGCCTGCGCGCGCCGCTCATGCAGCGAAGCCCGGTGGACTTCTTCTCCTATCCCGCCGTGGACTTCCTGCGCCTGTTGGCCTTCGCGTCAGAGGCGCTCCAGCCGGAGTTCGGCACGCGCGACGCGGCCCTGCGAGGCTGCGGCGAGGCCATTGTCGGACACTTCTTCGACTCCACCGTGGGCCAGACGCTGCTGCGCCTCACCTCCGGCGGCGGCGACCCCAAGCGCCTCTACAGCAACGCCCCCACGTCGTACGCCACCGCGGTGAGCTACGGGCAGCGCGAATACCAGCCCCTGGGCGACAAGCGCGTGCGCCTGGCCTTCAAGGGCGACCTGCTGCCCGTGCAGGTCCACGAGGGCATCCTCGGCGGCGCCCTCACCGCGCTCCACCGCGAGGGCCAGGTGCGCGGCACCGAGCGGGCCCTGGGCGACTCCGAGTTCCTCATCGAGTGGACCTGAGACGCGAAGGGCCCCGCTCCACCGTGAAGGGGAGGGGGCCCGGATGCGAGGCGTGCGCGGTGGCGCGCTACTTCGTGGCGGTGGCCGGCGCGGCCGCCTTGCCCGCGACGGCCGCCACGGACACGGCATCCAGCTGCTGGGCCATGTCGTGCGCCTTGGCGAGGAAGTCCGCCGTCAGCTCCTTGGGCAGCGGATCCGCGCGGGGGAACTTCTGCGTAAGCGGGTTGGCGTAGGCGCCGTTGCGCTTCAGGCCGAAGTGCAGGTGCGGGCCGGTGGAGCGGCCGGTGTTGCCCGAATAGGCAATCACCTGCTTCTGCCGCACGCGCTGACCGGCGCGCACGCCGTCGCCGAAGCGCGACAGGTGCATGTACTGCGTCTCCATGCCGTTGGCGTGGCGCAGCAGCACCATGTTGCCCGCGGCGCCCGCGTTGCCCGCGGACACCACGGTGCCGTCCGCCACCGCCCACACCGGGGTGCCAATGGGCGTGCCGTAGTCCACGCCGTTGTGGTTCTTCACGTACTGGAGCACCGGGTGGAACCGCGACCCGAAGCTGCTGGTGACGTGCGCGTACTTCAGCGGGCTCTTGAGGAAGGTCTTCTTCGCGCTGGCGCCGTCCTCCTGGAAGAAGTTGGCCTCGCCGTCGGGCAGCACGTAGCGGAACACGCGCTTGTTGCCCACGAGCCCGCCTTCATACGTGGCCGCCAGCACCTCGCCGTAGCGCAGCACGCGGCCCTTGGAGACGAACTTCTCCACCAGGGCCTTCGCCTTGTCGCCCTTGCGCACGTCCCGGTAGAAGTCGATGTCCCACGCGAACACGTCCGACAGCACCAGGCCGATGGACGGGTCCTCGCCCGCCGCCAGCGTCGCCTCGTACAGGGACGAGGTGATCTCCAGCGACACCAGCGACACCTGCTTCTCCACCTCGATGGAGCGCTTGCTGCCGACGTACTTCTCCCCGTCGCGGCGCACCTGCCACTCGTCCACGGTGCTCTGGCGGTAGTCGAAGAAGTCCAGCTCGCCGTTGCGCATCACCAGCCGGAACTGGTCTCCCACGCGCGACTTGCGGAAGTCGAACACGCCCTCCAGCGCGGCGATGACCGCCTCCACCTGCGCGTCGGGCAGCGCCGCTTCATGCAGCGCGCCCGCCAGCGTCTGGCGCGGCTCGATGCGGCGGTTCTTGATTTCGAAGTGGGTGGCGGCTTCGGACGTCGAAGCCACCCCGAGGGCGGCCAGGCAGAGGAGGGAAGCGGTCTTCATGGGGGGCGATACAGGAGTGTAGAGGACTGTTGGTCCTCCGCCCAACTCCTGACTTCACTTCGCCCGCCCGCCCGCCTGCTCCCGCCCGGCCCAGGGGCCCGGGGGCCTTACAGCTCCACTTTCTTTTCCGAGTGGTGCTGCCCGTCGTAGCGCAGCAGGCTCCCCTTGCCGTCGTAGCGGGTGATGATGTTCACCGGCCGGCGCCAGAGGGACTGGAGGTTGCGCAGGGTCTCCCGCGCGTAGTCGCCCTTCAGGTCCTGCCCGTCGTGCTTGTGCGCGAGCAGCAGCTCCGAGCGGTTCTCGAAGTTGCCGTCCACCACTTCGATGATGGGCTGGCCGAAGTTGGTGAGCGACGTGAGCAGCTTGTTCTTCACCTTGCGGAACTCGCGGTCGAGGATCTCCCACGAGTTGCGCTTGTCGTTGAAGCCGTAGACGAAGAGCTTCTGCTGCTGGGCGAACTCGGCGGTGAGGAACGTGTCGATGAAGGTGATGTCGTTGTAGTGCTTGCGGACCTCGAAGATCTTCTCACGCCCCGCGCCCAGCTTCTTGTCCCAGGCCTGGCGCGCGCGGAGGTCGTCGCACTCGTCCCATTCCTTGCCGAACTTGCCCTTGTTCCACCGGTCCTCGATGTCCCGCCACAGCTCGATGCCCAGCTTGTACGGGTTGATGGCGCCGGGGCGCACGCCCATGGTGCCGGAGTGGTGGTCCGCGTAGTCGATGATCTCATCATCCCGCAGCGCCCGGCGGGTCATGATGGTGGAGTGCCAGTAGCTGGCCCACCCCTCGTTCATGATCTTCGTCTGGCCTTGCGGCGCGAAGTAGTACGCCTCGTCGCGCAGGATGGAGAGGATGTCCACCTCCCACGGCTCCAGCGGCGCGTGCTCCAGGAGGAAGTAGAGGACGTCGCGCTGCGGGCGCTCCGGGAAGCGCTTGCGCTGCTGCTTTTCGTCCTCCGCGCGCTTCCTCTGCGAGTCCATGAACTCCGACGGGTTGATGAAGCCGCGCATGTACTCGCGGTTCACCTTGAAGCCCTCCACGCGCTCGTTGGACTTGGACTCCTCCTCCGCGCGCTGCGGGTCCGGGTTGCGCCGGATGTGCGGCGCGTGCTGGTCGATGAGGTTCTCCAGGGACAGCGTCCGGTCGATGAAGTCCTCCACCTTCTCCACGCCAATCTTGTCCACCCACCGCCGGACGCGGGTGGCGTGGTTGGCCATGTCGTCGATCATCCGGCGGTTGGTGTGCCGGAAGGAGAAGTTGTTCTTGAAGAAGTCGCAGTGACCGTAG
This Corallococcus silvisoli DNA region includes the following protein-coding sequences:
- a CDS encoding M3 family metallopeptidase, which translates into the protein MSEPLVPDAARHVTCPPEEFRRASEEALAKARDGIARLKTLPASTPSQDVLELFDESSAALDDAAARASVVRHTHPEAALREAAEQAEQAIENLANDIRMDRGVYDVLARVDLSQADAATRKWMEKVLRDFRRAGVDRDDATRERVKALQEELVRIGQEFSRNISQDTRTVALPPVALDGLPEDYVRAHAPGPDGQVRISTDYPDLVPFLTYARDGKAREELWRANRQRGYPANVDVLQKLVQKRHELATLLGYPHWAAYATEDKMVRTADAAGTFIRKIADAAEARMKRDYAVLLERKRKDDPGAANVDPWDSGYLDDRVKAEQYAFDSQTVRPYFEYTRVKQGVLDLTARLFGVTYRPVKDVPVWHPDVEAYDVYEGATLKGRFFLDMHPRADKYKHAAQFTLTSGKAGRRLPEGALICNFPKPGAEPALMQHGDVVTFFHEFGHLLHHIFGGHTRWAGLSGVRTEWDFVEAPSQMLEEWARDVTCLQTFAKHYQTGEALPAERVERMLRADEFGKGLFVRQQMFYAALSLELYRRDPKGLDATSLVRELQGQYIPFPYLEGTYFHLTFGHLDGYSSNYYTYMWSLVIAKDLFTVFQKQGLLSPAPAQAYRRAVLEPGGSDDAAHLVHHFLGRDYDFRAYEAWLNKAA
- a CDS encoding glycogen/starch/alpha-glucan phosphorylase; this encodes MAPPASARPVPSPSSASGAPEDSGRTGLDAASVRRGFFEHVRYSRGKNPETATPHDRFMALSLAVRDRLTDRWVKTARTYYEQDVKRAYYLSAEYLLGRALGNNLLNLNMYDAAAAAMQEVGVDLSQLLEMEPDAGLGNGGLGRLAACFLDSLATLGYPGMGYGIRYEFGIFSQDLVEGHQVERADEWLKFGNPWEIVRPEKAVPVRFFGRVEHHQGPDGRPVARWVGGKTVIGVPYDTPIAGFGNNTVNTLRLWQARASAEFDLLLFNAGDYERSVVEKNDSEVISKVLYPNDAFQAGKELRLKQQYFFVACSIADIVRRYLKNHNDFRDFSRKCAIQLNDTHPAIGVAELMRVLVDEKRLLWDEAWSITQETFGYTNHTLLAEAMERWPVSLFERLLPRHLEIIFEINQRFMRQVQIRYPFDVEKQQRMSLVEEGPEKKIRMAHLAVVGSHSINGVAALHTDLLRRDVLPDFAQMYPERFNNKTNGVTPRRWLAWCNPRLSKLITSRIGEGWTTDLDQLLKLEPHAEDAEFRKAFREVKRANKEELAQHVRDLRWVQLNPDAIFDVQIKRLHEYKRQLLDAIHIVALWMKARRDPSSVITPRAFLFGAKAAPGYHLAKLTIRLINGIAEVVNSDAGATGLQVVFLPNYRVSLAERIIPAADVSEQISTAGWEASGTGNMKLMLNGALTLGTLDGANVEIRDAVGDENFFLFGLTADEVIARKKAGYRPRDVYEANTELREALDLIRSGFFSPEDRNLFQPLVDSLLNEDRYLVLADFAAYAAKQEDVARAYRDVESWTKKCIINVARAGIFSSDRTIKQYAEEIWHVQQTRVE
- a CDS encoding DUF2378 family protein; its protein translation is MAFPLDDLDQRIALTRPGDTVRGLSFAAVLRLTHQRLGRDTAERLRAPLMQRSPVDFFSYPAVDFLRLLAFASEALQPEFGTRDAALRGCGEAIVGHFFDSTVGQTLLRLTSGGGDPKRLYSNAPTSYATAVSYGQREYQPLGDKRVRLAFKGDLLPVQVHEGILGGALTALHREGQVRGTERALGDSEFLIEWT
- a CDS encoding peptidoglycan DD-metalloendopeptidase family protein; this encodes MKTASLLCLAALGVASTSEAATHFEIKNRRIEPRQTLAGALHEAALPDAQVEAVIAALEGVFDFRKSRVGDQFRLVMRNGELDFFDYRQSTVDEWQVRRDGEKYVGSKRSIEVEKQVSLVSLEITSSLYEATLAAGEDPSIGLVLSDVFAWDIDFYRDVRKGDKAKALVEKFVSKGRVLRYGEVLAATYEGGLVGNKRVFRYVLPDGEANFFQEDGASAKKTFLKSPLKYAHVTSSFGSRFHPVLQYVKNHNGVDYGTPIGTPVWAVADGTVVSAGNAGAAGNMVLLRHANGMETQYMHLSRFGDGVRAGQRVRQKQVIAYSGNTGRSTGPHLHFGLKRNGAYANPLTQKFPRADPLPKELTADFLAKAHDMAQQLDAVSVAAVAGKAAAPATATK
- a CDS encoding SpoVR family protein → MPKSLTPRLAALRDEIHGYAKEFGLDFFDTVFEMVSYDEMNMVAAYGGFPTRYPHWRWGMEYEQLAKGYEYGLSKIYELVINNDPCYAYLMESNPEVDQKLVMAHVYGHCDFFKNNFSFRHTNRRMIDDMANHATRVRRWVDKIGVEKVEDFIDRTLSLENLIDQHAPHIRRNPDPQRAEEESKSNERVEGFKVNREYMRGFINPSEFMDSQRKRAEDEKQQRKRFPERPQRDVLYFLLEHAPLEPWEVDILSILRDEAYYFAPQGQTKIMNEGWASYWHSTIMTRRALRDDEIIDYADHHSGTMGVRPGAINPYKLGIELWRDIEDRWNKGKFGKEWDECDDLRARQAWDKKLGAGREKIFEVRKHYNDITFIDTFLTAEFAQQQKLFVYGFNDKRNSWEILDREFRKVKNKLLTSLTNFGQPIIEVVDGNFENRSELLLAHKHDGQDLKGDYARETLRNLQSLWRRPVNIITRYDGKGSLLRYDGQHHSEKKVEL